A genomic window from Flavobacterium johnsoniae includes:
- a CDS encoding N-acetylmuramidase family protein gives MKTIKAGAKSPEVYYLNELLAKLKYNVIVSDYFGTATDKSVKDFQLKNNLVVDGVVGLKTWSTLLEKSKNGFFSNSKLLSEQDLMDFSKQFNLELAVVKAVNEVESNGKGFLIDGRPKILFEGHIFWRELEKRNINPNSYINSNTQDILFEKYTKKYYVGGTAEYTRLEKARNLAQDKRFIDAANSSASWGLFQIMGFNATSIGYKSIDEFVEKMNQNEGEHLKAFGLFLEKNNLIGILRNKNWASFALKYNGPAYKTNKYDEKLMRAYQKYSR, from the coding sequence ATGAAAACAATAAAAGCAGGAGCAAAGTCTCCAGAAGTTTATTATTTAAATGAACTTTTGGCTAAATTAAAATACAATGTAATTGTTTCAGATTATTTTGGAACAGCAACTGATAAATCGGTAAAAGATTTTCAATTAAAGAATAATCTTGTTGTTGATGGTGTTGTTGGATTAAAAACCTGGTCGACACTTTTAGAAAAAAGTAAAAACGGTTTTTTTTCCAATAGCAAGTTGCTTTCTGAACAAGATTTAATGGATTTTTCTAAGCAGTTTAATTTAGAATTAGCTGTTGTAAAAGCTGTAAACGAAGTAGAAAGTAACGGAAAAGGGTTTTTAATTGATGGGAGACCGAAGATTTTGTTTGAAGGACATATTTTCTGGCGCGAACTTGAAAAGCGAAATATCAATCCGAATTCATACATCAATTCGAACACGCAAGATATTCTGTTCGAAAAATATACTAAGAAATATTATGTCGGCGGAACGGCAGAATATACTCGCTTAGAAAAGGCGAGAAACTTAGCTCAAGACAAAAGATTCATTGATGCAGCAAATAGTTCAGCTTCATGGGGATTGTTTCAAATTATGGGATTTAATGCAACTTCAATCGGCTATAAAAGCATCGACGAATTTGTAGAAAAAATGAATCAAAACGAAGGAGAACATTTAAAAGCATTTGGATTATTTCTTGAAAAAAACAACTTAATTGGAATTTTAAGAAATAAAAACTGGGCATCTTTCGCCTTAAAATACAACGGTCCAGCCTACAAAACCAATAAATACGATGAGAAGCTTATGAGAGCGTATCAGAAATACTCGAGATAA
- the pheT gene encoding phenylalanine--tRNA ligase subunit beta produces the protein MKISYNWLKQFIKTDWTSEQTSELLTDLGLEVEVVEKYQSIKGGLEGVVVGHVLTCEKHPDADRLKVTTVNVGLEAPIQIVCGAANVAAGQKVPVATIGTILYDKDGAEFTIKKGKIRGQESHGMICAEDELGLGTSHDGIMVLAEDLVPGTPASEVFQIANDEVFEIGLTPNRADAMSHFGTARDLRAGMLQRGVNVELITPSVSNFRVDMRTLKIDVNVEDSHLAPRYCGVTISGISVHESPNWLKDRLKAIGLTPKNNIVDVTNYVLHELGQPLHAFDAAKINGKIIVKTAEEGTKFVTLDDVERTLHKEDLMICDEKGPLCIAGVFGGKKSGVSDGTTTIFLESAYFDPVSIRKTAKRHQLSTDASFRFERGIDPTITEYALKRAALLIQEVAGGKITSDVVEVYPKKVEDFSVLLNFSHVSKIIGQEISKDTIKKILVSLDIKVNSVSDSGLGLTIPAYRVDVQREIDVIEEILRVYGYNNINFSKKFNATVANSPRTEDYKVQNTIASQLNSQGFHEMMANSLTTAAYAKLSTSLKEEHNVSMLNPLSSDLATLRQSLLFSGLEAVSYNINRKNSDLKLFEFGKTYHKYLNGFEEHKHLSLLISGNRNKESWTSAQKSTDFFLLKGYVKAILSRLGIEKISNAPVQSDIFSEGTAINYNNDILVEMGVVKKPILKHFGIKQDVYYADFNWDLVLKIITGKIKYTEIPKYPEVRRDLALLIDEKTTYESIFNLAKQTEKSLLKDINLFDVYQGDKLPEGKKSYALSFTIQDNSKTLTDTQIDKIMSKLQQTFETELGATLR, from the coding sequence ATGAAAATATCTTACAACTGGTTAAAACAATTTATTAAAACAGATTGGACATCTGAACAGACTTCAGAATTACTTACAGATCTTGGTTTGGAAGTTGAAGTTGTCGAAAAATACCAATCTATAAAAGGAGGATTAGAAGGAGTTGTTGTTGGACACGTTCTTACTTGCGAAAAACACCCTGATGCCGATAGATTGAAAGTTACTACAGTTAATGTTGGTTTAGAAGCTCCTATACAAATTGTATGCGGTGCTGCAAACGTTGCTGCGGGACAAAAAGTACCAGTTGCTACAATCGGAACAATTTTATACGATAAAGATGGTGCAGAATTCACTATCAAAAAAGGAAAAATCCGCGGACAGGAAAGTCACGGAATGATTTGTGCTGAAGACGAATTAGGTTTAGGAACAAGCCACGACGGAATTATGGTTTTGGCCGAAGATTTAGTTCCTGGAACTCCTGCTTCTGAAGTTTTCCAAATTGCAAATGATGAAGTTTTCGAAATCGGATTGACACCAAACCGTGCCGATGCAATGAGTCATTTCGGAACAGCACGTGATTTAAGAGCTGGAATGTTGCAGCGTGGTGTAAATGTAGAATTGATTACGCCTTCTGTAAGCAATTTTAGAGTTGACATGCGTACGTTAAAAATTGACGTAAATGTTGAAGATTCTCATTTAGCGCCAAGATATTGCGGTGTAACTATTTCTGGAATTTCTGTTCACGAATCTCCAAACTGGTTAAAAGACCGTTTAAAAGCTATCGGACTAACTCCAAAAAATAATATTGTTGACGTTACTAATTACGTTTTACACGAATTAGGACAGCCTTTACACGCTTTTGACGCAGCAAAAATCAACGGGAAAATTATTGTAAAAACTGCTGAAGAAGGAACGAAATTCGTTACTCTTGATGATGTTGAAAGAACCCTTCATAAAGAAGATTTAATGATTTGTGATGAAAAAGGTCCGCTTTGTATTGCGGGTGTTTTTGGCGGAAAAAAATCTGGAGTTTCTGACGGAACAACAACTATTTTCTTAGAAAGTGCTTATTTTGATCCAGTTAGCATTCGTAAAACAGCAAAAAGACATCAATTGAGTACAGATGCTTCTTTTAGATTTGAAAGAGGAATTGATCCAACTATTACAGAATATGCTTTAAAACGTGCGGCACTTTTGATTCAAGAAGTTGCGGGTGGAAAAATCACTTCTGATGTTGTAGAAGTTTACCCTAAAAAAGTTGAAGATTTTTCTGTTTTATTGAATTTCAGCCATGTATCTAAAATTATCGGACAAGAAATTTCAAAAGACACCATCAAAAAAATCTTGGTTTCTCTTGATATTAAAGTAAATAGTGTTTCTGATTCTGGTTTAGGTCTAACAATTCCTGCTTATCGTGTAGATGTTCAGCGTGAAATTGACGTAATTGAAGAAATTCTAAGAGTTTACGGTTACAATAACATTAATTTCTCTAAGAAATTTAATGCGACAGTAGCAAATTCACCAAGAACAGAAGATTATAAAGTACAAAATACAATTGCTTCTCAATTGAATTCTCAAGGTTTCCACGAAATGATGGCGAATTCATTGACAACGGCTGCTTACGCAAAATTATCGACTTCGTTAAAAGAAGAACATAATGTTTCGATGTTGAATCCGTTGAGCAGTGATTTAGCAACTTTACGCCAGTCATTATTATTTTCTGGTTTAGAAGCTGTTTCTTATAACATTAATAGAAAAAATTCGGATTTAAAATTATTTGAATTCGGAAAAACATATCACAAATACTTAAACGGATTTGAAGAGCACAAACATCTTTCTTTATTGATTTCTGGAAACAGAAACAAAGAAAGCTGGACAAGCGCTCAAAAATCAACAGATTTCTTTTTATTGAAAGGATATGTAAAAGCGATTTTATCTCGTTTAGGAATTGAAAAAATTTCGAATGCGCCAGTTCAGTCTGATATTTTTTCTGAAGGAACTGCAATTAACTATAATAATGATATTTTGGTTGAAATGGGTGTTGTTAAAAAGCCTATTTTAAAGCATTTCGGTATTAAACAAGATGTATATTATGCTGATTTTAACTGGGATTTGGTTTTAAAAATCATTACAGGAAAAATTAAATATACTGAGATTCCTAAATATCCTGAAGTTCGTAGAGATTTAGCTTTATTAATTGATGAAAAAACAACTTACGAAAGTATTTTCAACTTGGCTAAACAAACAGAAAAATCACTTCTGAAAGACATTAATTTATTTGATGTTTATCAAGGTGATAAATTGCCAGAAGGAAAAAAATCATACGCATTAAGTTTTACTATTCAAGACAATAGCAAAACTTTAACGGATACTCAAATTGACAAAATCATGTCTAAATTGCAACAGACATTCGAAACTGAGCTTGGAGCTACATTGAGATAA
- a CDS encoding aldehyde dehydrogenase family protein, with protein MSTTAKRPEFKAQYDNYIGGKFVAPITGEYFDVVSPIDGKVFTKAAHSGKADLELAVDTAYEAFKTWGKTSVTERSILLNKIAQKIEDNLEYIATVETIDNGKPIRETLAADIPLAIDHFRYFAGVIRAEESSIAELDSQTVSIALSEPLGVVAQIIPWNFPILMAVWKIAPALAAGNTIVLKPAESTPISIMVLMELIGDILPPGVLNIVNGFGAELGRPLVTNKKVSKAAFTGSTTTGRLVMQYATENIIPVTLELGGKSPNIFFPSVADHDDDFFDKAVEGAVLFALNQGEICTCPSRLLIHEDIYDKFIKKVIERTEAIVAGNPLDKSTMIGAQTSIVQKEKIMSYIKLGKEEGAELLTGGDENKLGGELEGGYYIKPTLFKGHNKMRIFQEEIFGPVLAVTTFKTTEEAIEIANDTMYGLGAGVWTRDAHEIYQVPRAIQSGRVWINQYHSYPAGAPFGGYKQSGIGRENHKMMLSQYRQTKNMLISYDKKKLGFF; from the coding sequence ATGAGCACCACAGCAAAAAGACCTGAATTTAAGGCACAATATGATAATTATATTGGTGGAAAATTTGTAGCACCAATTACAGGGGAATACTTTGATGTAGTTTCTCCAATTGACGGAAAAGTGTTTACAAAAGCAGCACATTCTGGAAAAGCAGACTTAGAATTAGCTGTTGATACTGCTTATGAAGCATTTAAAACATGGGGAAAAACTTCTGTAACAGAAAGAAGTATTTTATTAAATAAGATTGCACAAAAAATTGAAGATAATTTAGAATATATCGCAACGGTTGAAACGATAGATAATGGAAAACCAATCCGAGAAACACTTGCCGCTGATATTCCGCTGGCAATTGATCACTTTAGATATTTTGCAGGCGTTATTCGCGCAGAAGAAAGTTCGATTGCAGAATTAGATTCGCAAACTGTTTCTATAGCATTAAGCGAACCTTTGGGAGTTGTAGCGCAAATTATTCCGTGGAATTTTCCAATTTTAATGGCGGTTTGGAAAATCGCTCCAGCGCTTGCCGCAGGAAATACAATTGTTTTGAAACCAGCAGAAAGTACACCAATTTCTATTATGGTTTTAATGGAATTAATTGGAGATATTCTTCCTCCAGGAGTTCTGAATATTGTAAACGGATTTGGTGCCGAATTAGGTCGTCCGTTAGTAACCAATAAAAAGGTATCGAAAGCAGCATTTACTGGTTCTACAACAACTGGACGTTTGGTGATGCAATATGCAACAGAAAACATTATTCCTGTTACTTTAGAATTAGGTGGGAAATCTCCAAATATTTTCTTCCCATCTGTAGCAGATCACGATGATGATTTCTTTGATAAAGCCGTTGAAGGTGCGGTTTTATTCGCTTTAAATCAAGGTGAAATTTGTACTTGTCCGTCAAGATTATTAATTCACGAAGATATTTACGATAAGTTTATCAAGAAAGTAATCGAAAGAACTGAGGCAATTGTTGCTGGAAATCCATTAGATAAATCGACTATGATTGGCGCTCAGACTTCGATTGTTCAGAAAGAAAAAATCATGTCTTATATTAAACTTGGTAAAGAAGAAGGTGCAGAATTATTGACTGGAGGTGACGAAAATAAACTTGGTGGAGAATTAGAAGGCGGTTATTACATCAAGCCAACTTTATTTAAAGGACACAACAAAATGAGAATCTTTCAAGAAGAAATTTTCGGACCTGTTTTGGCGGTTACAACTTTTAAAACTACAGAAGAAGCTATCGAAATTGCAAACGATACGATGTATGGTTTAGGAGCAGGAGTTTGGACGCGTGATGCACACGAAATTTATCAAGTTCCGAGAGCAATTCAATCTGGTCGTGTTTGGATTAATCAATATCATTCTTATCCAGCTGGCGCGCCGTTTGGAGGTTACAAACAATCTGGAATTGGTCGTGAAAATCACAAAATGATGTTGAGTCAATATCGTCAAACTAAAAATATGCTGATTTCTTATGACAAAAAGAAATTAGGATTTTTCTAA
- a CDS encoding DUF779 domain-containing protein: MIKRIDATEKAVELIKVLKEKHGDLMFYQAGGCCEGTQPQCFEKGGYYQRTGDVCIGTVEDVEFWVDKDLFEYWKHAHFTLTVIDAFGVGGFSLETPLKKTFQIEYRIFTPEEEKDLEPVFRIE, translated from the coding sequence ATGATTAAACGTATAGATGCCACAGAAAAAGCAGTAGAACTTATAAAAGTTCTAAAAGAAAAACATGGAGATTTAATGTTTTACCAAGCTGGAGGCTGTTGCGAAGGCACTCAGCCACAATGTTTTGAAAAAGGAGGTTATTACCAAAGAACCGGAGATGTTTGTATCGGAACTGTAGAAGATGTAGAATTTTGGGTAGACAAAGATTTATTCGAATATTGGAAACACGCTCATTTTACTTTAACCGTAATTGATGCCTTTGGAGTTGGAGGATTTTCTTTAGAAACGCCACTAAAAAAGACATTTCAAATAGAATATAGAATTTTTACACCAGAAGAAGAGAAAGATTTGGAGCCGGTTTTTAGGATTGAATAG
- a CDS encoding AraC family transcriptional regulator, producing the protein MNNQRFLVNPLQLSQEKSLKTLVENRTIYNLNHCELNLFETYESTKMVPLKFNDLVVTSMLRGKKVMHLFDDPEFEYLPGETVIVPSNVEMKIDFPEASKNNPTQCLALAIDQSKITEILNFLNEQYPKEGNNMFWQLNYQNYFFYNNVEMATTINKLIKECMSTSVAKDILADLTLKELLIRIIQTQTVKSLDEGKFIENSNPIKEVTEYIKQNLKENMSLKSLSEKACMSTTSFYRFFKRELGMSPIEYILNEKIKCAKNLLRNPTIQINEVCYLSGFEDANYFIRLFKKHEGITPKQYQLLYIN; encoded by the coding sequence ATGAATAATCAGCGTTTTCTAGTTAATCCACTTCAATTATCACAAGAAAAATCATTGAAAACTCTTGTTGAGAATCGAACAATTTACAATTTGAATCATTGTGAATTAAATTTATTTGAAACGTACGAATCAACAAAAATGGTTCCTCTGAAATTTAATGATTTGGTTGTGACAAGTATGCTTCGCGGCAAAAAAGTCATGCACCTTTTTGATGATCCAGAATTTGAATATTTGCCTGGTGAAACTGTAATAGTTCCATCTAATGTAGAAATGAAAATTGATTTTCCTGAAGCTTCCAAAAATAATCCAACACAATGTTTGGCACTAGCCATTGATCAGTCTAAAATTACTGAAATTCTAAATTTCTTAAATGAACAATATCCAAAAGAAGGAAATAATATGTTCTGGCAACTAAATTATCAGAATTACTTCTTTTACAATAATGTCGAAATGGCAACGACAATCAATAAACTGATTAAAGAATGCATGAGCACTTCTGTAGCCAAAGATATTCTGGCCGATTTGACTTTAAAAGAATTACTAATCAGAATTATTCAAACGCAAACAGTAAAATCTTTAGATGAAGGAAAATTTATTGAAAATAGCAATCCGATAAAAGAAGTTACTGAATATATTAAACAAAATTTGAAAGAAAATATGAGTTTGAAATCGCTTAGCGAAAAAGCTTGTATGAGCACTACTTCTTTTTATCGTTTCTTTAAACGCGAACTCGGAATGAGTCCGATTGAATACATTTTGAACGAAAAAATAAAATGTGCTAAAAATCTATTAAGAAACCCAACGATTCAAATTAACGAAGTTTGTTATTTATCAGGTTTTGAAGATGCTAATTATTTCATACGATTGTTTAAAAAACACGAAGGAATTACGCCTAAGCAGTATCAGTTACTTTATATTAATTAG
- a CDS encoding bestrophin family protein, with the protein MISYNTKDWFTFIFHFHKSDTVRKLFPIMIAIGIYSAVVGYLEVEYFKVTKNDYIHNIPIMHGMLGFVISLLLVFRTNTAYDRWWEGRKLWGGLVNNSRNFAIKLSAILKDENDRKFFRKYIPMYADILHKHLKDEETSKMLFEDVELEIDQHKHKPNQLKRIMYHKINDLYDAGKISGDQLITLNDELVAFTDICGACERIKNTPIPYSYSAFIKKFIFFYTMTLPFGYSVSLGYFVAPVVVFIFYVLASLELIAEEIEDPFGDDENDLPTKKISENIKKHVEELI; encoded by the coding sequence ATGATTTCGTACAACACCAAAGATTGGTTTACTTTTATTTTTCATTTTCATAAATCAGATACCGTTCGCAAACTGTTTCCGATTATGATTGCCATCGGAATTTATTCTGCTGTTGTCGGTTATCTTGAAGTTGAATATTTTAAAGTCACAAAAAACGATTATATACACAACATTCCAATCATGCACGGAATGCTTGGTTTTGTTATCTCTCTTTTACTTGTTTTTAGAACTAACACGGCTTACGATCGCTGGTGGGAAGGAAGAAAACTTTGGGGCGGACTTGTAAATAACAGTCGTAATTTTGCCATTAAGCTTTCGGCAATTTTAAAAGATGAAAATGACAGAAAGTTTTTTAGAAAATACATTCCGATGTATGCTGATATTTTGCACAAACATTTAAAAGATGAAGAAACAAGCAAAATGCTTTTTGAAGATGTAGAATTAGAAATTGATCAGCATAAACACAAACCGAATCAGTTAAAAAGAATCATGTATCACAAAATCAATGATTTGTATGATGCAGGAAAAATTTCTGGCGATCAATTAATTACTTTAAATGATGAGTTGGTTGCTTTTACAGATATTTGTGGTGCTTGCGAACGTATTAAAAATACGCCTATTCCCTACTCTTACAGCGCTTTTATCAAAAAATTCATCTTTTTTTATACGATGACACTTCCATTTGGATATTCTGTAAGTTTAGGATATTTTGTTGCTCCAGTCGTAGTTTTTATATTTTACGTTTTGGCGAGTTTGGAGTTAATTGCCGAAGAAATCGAAGATCCATTTGGTGATGATGAAAATGATCTTCCAACCAAAAAAATCTCAGAAAATATCAAGAAACACGTTGAAGAACTGATTTAA
- a CDS encoding TolC family protein, whose protein sequence is MNIKNIYFTLLIVFACIIQANAQEVLTIEQAMTIALENNFEIKIAKNNSKINETNVTIGNAGMLPTATASIVDNNNLTNSTQVRQDGTSTTLNNAKNNSLNYGVSLGWTVFDGMKMFAKYDQLQELQKLGDAELKRTILVKIGQVNSAYYDLVQQQYQLAALDTTIVISKQRLTLAQNRFSIGKASKLEVLNAQVDLNTDQVAMLRQKESYANAKILLNQYLARDPKIDFKVTNEVTVDDKLVLADLMDLAQKQNPALESQIINKRIAELQLKQVKADRYPTLRLTTGYNFAESQSSLGFTSENSSRGLNYGFNASMNIFDGFNQHRNEKVAKMQIENTQIAIEQQNMILNTQLSTAFQTYLTNLELIDLEEDNEAIAKQNLDITLDKFKIGTITTLDFRTAQLNYVNAKVRYSNAQYEAKLSEIALKELAGTINF, encoded by the coding sequence ATGAATATCAAAAATATATACTTCACTTTACTAATTGTGTTCGCTTGCATTATTCAGGCAAATGCACAAGAAGTTCTAACTATAGAACAAGCGATGACCATCGCTTTAGAGAATAATTTTGAGATTAAAATAGCCAAAAATAATTCTAAAATAAACGAAACAAATGTTACAATTGGAAATGCAGGAATGCTACCAACTGCTACAGCTTCAATTGTTGACAACAATAACCTTACGAATTCTACTCAAGTTCGTCAAGATGGCACTTCAACTACATTAAATAATGCTAAAAACAATAGCTTAAATTATGGTGTAAGTTTAGGATGGACCGTTTTTGATGGAATGAAAATGTTCGCCAAATATGATCAATTGCAGGAACTTCAAAAATTAGGCGACGCAGAACTTAAAAGGACTATTTTAGTTAAAATCGGACAAGTAAACTCCGCTTATTATGATTTGGTTCAGCAACAATATCAATTAGCGGCTTTAGACACTACAATAGTAATTTCTAAACAAAGATTAACTTTGGCTCAGAATAGATTTAGCATTGGTAAAGCTTCTAAATTAGAAGTTTTAAACGCGCAAGTTGATTTAAATACGGATCAAGTAGCAATGCTAAGACAAAAAGAATCTTACGCAAATGCTAAAATTTTATTGAATCAATATTTAGCTCGAGATCCAAAAATTGATTTCAAAGTAACAAATGAAGTTACTGTTGATGATAAATTAGTTTTAGCTGATTTGATGGATCTGGCGCAAAAACAAAATCCTGCTTTAGAATCGCAAATTATAAACAAACGCATTGCTGAATTACAATTGAAACAAGTAAAAGCAGATCGTTATCCTACTCTAAGATTAACAACAGGTTATAATTTTGCCGAAAGCCAGTCAAGTTTAGGTTTTACAAGTGAAAATTCATCACGAGGTTTAAATTATGGATTTAATGCTTCTATGAATATTTTTGATGGTTTCAATCAGCATCGAAATGAAAAAGTGGCTAAAATGCAGATTGAGAATACGCAAATTGCCATAGAACAGCAAAATATGATTTTAAACACGCAATTGAGTACGGCTTTTCAAACGTATTTAACCAATTTAGAATTAATTGATTTAGAAGAAGATAACGAAGCTATAGCCAAACAAAATTTAGATATTACGCTTGATAAATTCAAAATCGGAACCATTACAACTTTAGATTTTAGAACGGCTCAGTTGAATTATGTCAATGCTAAAGTACGTTACAGCAATGCGCAATATGAGGCTAAATTATCTGAAATTGCACTAAAAGAACTAGCAGGAACTATTAATTTTTAG